One Bufo gargarizans isolate SCDJY-AF-19 chromosome 3, ASM1485885v1, whole genome shotgun sequence DNA segment encodes these proteins:
- the NUFIP2 gene encoding nuclear fragile X mental retardation-interacting protein 2 isoform X1, whose product MEEQAGPQHHSYHQHPGSLQHGAEGSAKHQPKPIKHDQKHALPHQETHQKKTVHGELNGTTGDRKTLGSEKSASQTASRIANGSQQAPADINATSKHLAKTINFGKANNKPKTLLHKNSMDKRNDKSYESKPKDIKCTDKGESGPVQNGLLSNSSGFMTNGYVSKGAENDGSGSESGYASANKRKAKFTNAKPAESASFLIDKMSDSETKLDSENLKPDLFADQKGATRADNGKATWKSDPSGTIRVRANPGDIQRKNSDAKPVGKKFDDRPKGKASPVSSTKEDSWTLFKPPPVFPVDNSSAKIVPKISYASKVKENLNKATQNNATSPSSLSFSAPPGEATSSNCVSQVPMSAMKSVSTINFANGPLLIGADGGFMATAASTVSHALPGGAEPLPTEPSYTPSNLSDQKKPGLFTYPSNMQHALPDALQGDQSSQQSLGEIFQNQWGLSFINEPSAGPEAGADKPDIGQVIWEHPTSPVSQGIETVPSGNERPVFPKAYELEKRTSPQVPDGATLKAALGSGGDGVASSLETLLRGELQKPEAASQGLLVFQAKVCENEEIPQTSLKNTLQASAKDKRYHGDLGCKDSWGSFDLSAAILYHTKEMESILNLQKQDPNRIISYNEAMDRPDL is encoded by the exons ATGGAGGAGCAGGCTGGCCCGCAGCACCACAGCTACCACCAACACCCGGGCAGCCTGCAGCATGGAGCAGAGGGCAGCGCCAAACACCAGCCAAAGCCGATAAAACATGACCAGAAACACGCCCTACCGCACCAGGAAACGCACCAGAAGAAAACAG TACATGGAGAGCTAAATGGTACCACAGGAGACCGCAAGACCCTGGGCTCTGAAAAATCTGCAAGCCAGACTGCCTCCAGAATTGCCAACGGTAGCCAGCAAGCCCCTGCCGACATCAACGCCACTTCTAAGCACCTAGCCAAGACTATTAACTTTGGAAAGGCGAACAACAAACCCAAAACTTTGCTTCATAAAAACAGTATGGACAAAAGGAATGATAAATCTTATGAAAGCAAACCTAAAGATATCAAGTGCACAGACAAGGGGGAGAGTGGACCCGTTCAGAATGGTTTGCTGTCGAACAGCTCTGGTTTTATGACTAACGGCTACGTAAGCAAGGGTGCAGAGAACGATGGCAGCGGTTCAGAGAGTGGATATGCCTCGGccaacaaacggaaagccaagtTCACCAATGCCAAGCCTGCTGAGAGCGCCAGCTTTTTGATTGACAAAATGTCAGACTCTGAAACAAAGCTGGATTCTGAAAACTTGAAGCCAGATTTGTTTGCAGATCAGAAAGGGGCGACCCGGGCAGATAATGGTAAAGCAACTTGGAAAAGTGACCCTTCAGGCACCATTCGAGTGAGAGCAAACCCTGGTGACATTCAGAGGAAAAACTCTGATGCCAAACCTGTAGGAAAGAAGTTTGATGACCGGCCGAAGGGGAAAGCTTCTCCAGTTAGCTCCACTAAGGAGGACTCGTGGACTTTGTTTAAACCTCCTCCTGTTTTCCCAGTTGACAACAGTAGTGCTAAAATAGTTCCCAAAATTAGTTATGCAAGTAAAGTCAAAGAGAACCTCAATAAAGCAACCCAGAACAACGCAACTTCTCCCTCTTCCCTTTCCTTCTCCGCTCCACCAGGGGAGGCTACATCATCAAACTGTGTGTCCCAGGTCCCCATGTCTGCCATGAAGTCTGTGTCTACAATTAATTTTGCCAATGGACCCCTTCTAATTGGAGCTGACGGGGGTTTTATGGCCACTGCTGCTAGTACTGTTTCACACGCACTGCCTGGGGGAGCAGAGCCTTTGCCCACAGAACCCTCTTATACCCCTTCAAACCTCTCTGATCAAAAGAAACCTGGCCTTTTTACTTACCCTTCTAATATGCAACATGCCCTGCCGGACGCTTTGCAGGGAGACCAGTCAAGTCAGCAAAGCTTGGGAGAAATTTTTCAGAACCAATGGGGCTTGTCTTTTATAAATGAACCAAGTGCTGGCCCTGAGGCTGGAGCAGATAAGCCAGACATTGGGCAGGTGATCTGGGAGCACCCAACCTCCCCTGTTTCACAGGGTATTGAAACTGTACCCTCAGGAAATGAGCGCCCTGTTTTTCCCAAGGCCTATGAGCTGGAGAAACGGACTAGCCCTCAAGTTCCAGACGGTGCCACACTAAAAGCAGCTCTTGGTTCTGGGGGAGATGGGGTTGCATCATCCTTAGAGACTCTGCTGAGAGGGGAGTTGCAAAAGCCGGAAGCTGCTAGCCAGGGTTTATTAGTGTTTCAGGCCAAGGTCTGTGAAAACGAAGAAATTCCTCAGACCTCTCTGAAAAACACTTTACAGGCCTCCGCCAAAGATAAGAGGTACCACGGAGATCTTGGTTGCAAAGATAGCTGGGGTTCTTTTGACCTGAGCGCTGCTATACTCTATCACACTAAAG
- the NUFIP2 gene encoding nuclear fragile X mental retardation-interacting protein 2 isoform X2, which produces MDKRNDKSYESKPKDIKCTDKGESGPVQNGLLSNSSGFMTNGYVSKGAENDGSGSESGYASANKRKAKFTNAKPAESASFLIDKMSDSETKLDSENLKPDLFADQKGATRADNGKATWKSDPSGTIRVRANPGDIQRKNSDAKPVGKKFDDRPKGKASPVSSTKEDSWTLFKPPPVFPVDNSSAKIVPKISYASKVKENLNKATQNNATSPSSLSFSAPPGEATSSNCVSQVPMSAMKSVSTINFANGPLLIGADGGFMATAASTVSHALPGGAEPLPTEPSYTPSNLSDQKKPGLFTYPSNMQHALPDALQGDQSSQQSLGEIFQNQWGLSFINEPSAGPEAGADKPDIGQVIWEHPTSPVSQGIETVPSGNERPVFPKAYELEKRTSPQVPDGATLKAALGSGGDGVASSLETLLRGELQKPEAASQGLLVFQAKVCENEEIPQTSLKNTLQASAKDKRYHGDLGCKDSWGSFDLSAAILYHTKEMESILNLQKQDPNRIISYNEAMDRPDL; this is translated from the coding sequence ATGGACAAAAGGAATGATAAATCTTATGAAAGCAAACCTAAAGATATCAAGTGCACAGACAAGGGGGAGAGTGGACCCGTTCAGAATGGTTTGCTGTCGAACAGCTCTGGTTTTATGACTAACGGCTACGTAAGCAAGGGTGCAGAGAACGATGGCAGCGGTTCAGAGAGTGGATATGCCTCGGccaacaaacggaaagccaagtTCACCAATGCCAAGCCTGCTGAGAGCGCCAGCTTTTTGATTGACAAAATGTCAGACTCTGAAACAAAGCTGGATTCTGAAAACTTGAAGCCAGATTTGTTTGCAGATCAGAAAGGGGCGACCCGGGCAGATAATGGTAAAGCAACTTGGAAAAGTGACCCTTCAGGCACCATTCGAGTGAGAGCAAACCCTGGTGACATTCAGAGGAAAAACTCTGATGCCAAACCTGTAGGAAAGAAGTTTGATGACCGGCCGAAGGGGAAAGCTTCTCCAGTTAGCTCCACTAAGGAGGACTCGTGGACTTTGTTTAAACCTCCTCCTGTTTTCCCAGTTGACAACAGTAGTGCTAAAATAGTTCCCAAAATTAGTTATGCAAGTAAAGTCAAAGAGAACCTCAATAAAGCAACCCAGAACAACGCAACTTCTCCCTCTTCCCTTTCCTTCTCCGCTCCACCAGGGGAGGCTACATCATCAAACTGTGTGTCCCAGGTCCCCATGTCTGCCATGAAGTCTGTGTCTACAATTAATTTTGCCAATGGACCCCTTCTAATTGGAGCTGACGGGGGTTTTATGGCCACTGCTGCTAGTACTGTTTCACACGCACTGCCTGGGGGAGCAGAGCCTTTGCCCACAGAACCCTCTTATACCCCTTCAAACCTCTCTGATCAAAAGAAACCTGGCCTTTTTACTTACCCTTCTAATATGCAACATGCCCTGCCGGACGCTTTGCAGGGAGACCAGTCAAGTCAGCAAAGCTTGGGAGAAATTTTTCAGAACCAATGGGGCTTGTCTTTTATAAATGAACCAAGTGCTGGCCCTGAGGCTGGAGCAGATAAGCCAGACATTGGGCAGGTGATCTGGGAGCACCCAACCTCCCCTGTTTCACAGGGTATTGAAACTGTACCCTCAGGAAATGAGCGCCCTGTTTTTCCCAAGGCCTATGAGCTGGAGAAACGGACTAGCCCTCAAGTTCCAGACGGTGCCACACTAAAAGCAGCTCTTGGTTCTGGGGGAGATGGGGTTGCATCATCCTTAGAGACTCTGCTGAGAGGGGAGTTGCAAAAGCCGGAAGCTGCTAGCCAGGGTTTATTAGTGTTTCAGGCCAAGGTCTGTGAAAACGAAGAAATTCCTCAGACCTCTCTGAAAAACACTTTACAGGCCTCCGCCAAAGATAAGAGGTACCACGGAGATCTTGGTTGCAAAGATAGCTGGGGTTCTTTTGACCTGAGCGCTGCTATACTCTATCACACTAAAG